A section of the Mycolicibacterium anyangense genome encodes:
- a CDS encoding cold-shock protein: MAQGTVKWFNGEKGFGFIAPDSGEQDLFVHYSEIQGSGFKSLEENQRVQFEVGQGPKGPQATRVSAV, from the coding sequence ATGGCACAGGGAACTGTGAAATGGTTCAACGGCGAAAAGGGCTTCGGCTTCATCGCTCCTGACAGTGGCGAGCAGGATCTGTTCGTGCACTACTCCGAGATCCAGGGCAGCGGCTTCAAGTCGCTCGAGGAGAATCAGCGCGTTCAGTTCGAGGTCGGCCAGGGCCCCAAGGGTCCCCAGGCGACTCGGGTGTCCGCGGTCTGA
- a CDS encoding N(5)-(carboxyethyl)ornithine synthase yields the protein MAHSRKENEYRLPIHPAHVGKIDPPLRQRIFFEEGYGERFDIDDDALAAIMGRVRSREELLADCDVILLPKVQAGDLADMREGQVVWGWPHCVQDTVLTQAAIDGRMTLLAFEAMNHWHDDGTFALHVFHKNNELAGYCSVLHALELAGLTGTYGRRLRAAVIGFGATARGAVTALNAHGVDDVRVLTNREVAAVASPIHSTQIFQMHQDEQIPQRVWADSPDGPVPMAEFLAANDIVVNCVLQDPSAPLIFVNADELGAFGPGSLIVDVSCDSGMGFSWARPTSFVQPVIEIACGVHYYAVDHSPSYLWNSATWEISQALLPHIAAVLGGPASWDASSTISRAIEIRDGVVVNPAILDFQHRREAYPHPVVAVAG from the coding sequence ATGGCTCACTCACGCAAGGAGAACGAGTATCGACTGCCGATCCATCCCGCACATGTCGGCAAGATCGATCCTCCACTGCGACAACGGATCTTCTTCGAGGAAGGCTACGGCGAACGATTCGATATCGATGATGACGCGTTGGCCGCCATCATGGGCCGTGTGAGGTCGCGCGAGGAACTGCTGGCCGACTGCGATGTGATCCTGCTACCGAAGGTGCAGGCCGGGGATCTCGCGGACATGAGAGAAGGACAAGTCGTATGGGGCTGGCCACACTGCGTTCAGGACACCGTGCTGACACAGGCGGCCATCGACGGTCGCATGACATTGCTTGCATTCGAAGCGATGAACCACTGGCATGACGACGGCACCTTCGCATTGCATGTCTTCCACAAGAACAACGAACTCGCAGGCTATTGCTCGGTATTGCACGCGCTGGAGCTGGCCGGGTTGACCGGCACCTACGGTCGCCGGCTGCGTGCCGCCGTCATCGGATTCGGTGCGACAGCCCGTGGAGCAGTCACGGCGCTCAATGCGCACGGCGTCGATGACGTCCGAGTGCTGACCAATCGGGAAGTAGCCGCCGTCGCCTCGCCGATCCACTCGACGCAGATCTTCCAGATGCACCAGGACGAGCAGATCCCTCAACGCGTGTGGGCGGATTCCCCTGATGGCCCGGTTCCAATGGCGGAGTTCCTTGCGGCCAACGACATCGTGGTGAACTGCGTTCTCCAGGATCCCTCGGCACCACTGATTTTCGTCAATGCAGACGAACTTGGCGCGTTCGGACCGGGCAGCTTGATTGTCGACGTGTCATGCGACAGCGGCATGGGATTCAGTTGGGCGCGACCGACCTCATTTGTCCAGCCGGTCATCGAAATCGCCTGCGGTGTACACTATTACGCCGTGGACCACAGCCCGTCCTATCTGTGGAACTCGGCGACTTGGGAGATCAGCCAGGCACTGTTGCCTCATATCGCCGCCGTGCTGGGCGGCCCGGCAAGCTGGGATGCATCGTCGACGATCTCGCGGGCCATCGAGATTCGCGACGGTGTCGTCGTGAACCCGGCGATACTCGACTTCCAGCACCGTCGCGAGGCCTACCCGCATCCCGTCGTCGCCGTGGCAGGCTGA
- a CDS encoding SAM-dependent methyltransferase has product MADQDRVRWDHRYADREPGPTGLPTVFAEFENAFPVTGFALDLACGQGTASVWLALRGLEVLGVDVSPVAIARARELAARNGVEDRARFEVVDLDHGLPPGPPADVILCHKFRDRRLDTAILDRLAPGGLLAISALSEVGARPGPFRVPAGELTRVFAELDLIGASEADGEAWLIGKR; this is encoded by the coding sequence ATGGCCGACCAAGATCGTGTTCGCTGGGACCACCGGTACGCGGACCGCGAGCCCGGCCCGACCGGGCTGCCGACGGTATTCGCTGAATTCGAGAATGCCTTCCCCGTCACAGGATTCGCTCTTGACCTGGCATGCGGGCAGGGCACGGCGTCGGTGTGGCTGGCGTTGCGCGGCCTCGAGGTACTGGGTGTCGACGTGTCACCGGTCGCCATTGCGCGCGCACGGGAATTGGCTGCCCGCAATGGCGTTGAGGATCGAGCCCGTTTCGAGGTGGTGGACCTCGACCACGGTCTGCCGCCGGGGCCGCCCGCGGACGTCATCCTGTGCCACAAGTTCCGGGACCGCCGGCTGGACACCGCGATCCTCGACCGGTTGGCCCCGGGCGGGCTGCTGGCGATCAGCGCGCTCAGCGAGGTCGGTGCCCGGCCCGGGCCGTTCCGGGTGCCCGCCGGTGAGCTGACACGAGTCTTTGCTGAGCTGGACCTGATCGGCGCGTCGGAGGCCGATGGTGAGGCGTGGCTGATCGGCAAGCGTTAG
- a CDS encoding glycoside hydrolase family 130 protein, translating to MTSTTELATRGTQRLAANPARVITRFFVPGQEGFDHEDSRAAAVLQRVLALTDEDVLVSLDEVITRFEHRHRDLAATFRVHARELADRLRPGQSLSEARMLLLGAAFTSEYAVEGAALCNPSIVAHPDQSGLPDGDLRVVMSVRGIGEGHMSSTGFRTGVIDSTGNLRIDRPVELATVGWVGPAVLDAETFGAELARLDDVGETADYVLGALGDRFTRADLDEQLARLHSHRSTRGHAQGTIATIRAIADRYYAVEFRKRVPMSERVLWPATSAEAVGLEDARFVRFVEEDGAAKFYATYTAYNGSSIAQQMLETTDFQSFTSRPVVGAAAANKGLALFPRRINGRYAALSRADRECNAIAFSDRPYIWSTAVRCQQPTERWEILQLGNCGSPIETESGWLVLTHGVGPMRTYHIGALLLDLDDPTRVIGRLREPLLSPSPEECDGYVPNVVYSCGAIVHADTLLLPYGIGDAAIGFATARLPDLLSALGA from the coding sequence ATGACGTCCACCACTGAGTTGGCTACCCGCGGCACCCAGCGACTTGCCGCCAATCCCGCGCGGGTGATCACCCGCTTCTTCGTACCGGGTCAGGAGGGTTTCGACCACGAGGACTCGCGGGCAGCGGCGGTGCTGCAGCGTGTCCTGGCCCTTACCGACGAGGACGTGCTGGTTTCGTTGGACGAAGTGATCACCCGGTTCGAACACCGGCACCGGGATCTGGCCGCCACTTTCCGTGTGCACGCGCGCGAACTCGCCGATCGACTCCGCCCCGGGCAGAGCCTGTCCGAGGCGAGGATGTTGTTGCTCGGAGCAGCTTTCACCAGCGAGTACGCTGTCGAGGGCGCTGCGCTGTGTAATCCGAGCATCGTCGCGCATCCTGACCAGTCGGGGCTGCCCGACGGTGATCTCAGAGTCGTCATGAGCGTGCGGGGTATCGGGGAAGGGCACATGTCCTCGACCGGATTTCGCACCGGGGTGATCGACTCGACGGGAAACCTCCGAATCGACCGCCCAGTGGAGCTCGCGACGGTCGGCTGGGTCGGCCCGGCGGTTCTCGACGCCGAGACGTTCGGGGCCGAGTTGGCTCGACTCGACGACGTGGGGGAGACGGCCGATTATGTTCTCGGTGCGCTTGGTGACCGCTTCACCCGCGCCGATCTCGACGAGCAACTTGCCCGGCTGCACTCCCACCGCAGCACCCGCGGGCACGCGCAGGGCACCATCGCCACGATTCGCGCCATCGCCGATCGTTACTACGCTGTCGAGTTCCGCAAGCGGGTGCCGATGTCGGAGCGCGTGCTGTGGCCGGCGACAAGCGCGGAGGCCGTCGGCCTCGAAGACGCACGCTTCGTACGTTTCGTCGAGGAGGACGGAGCTGCGAAGTTTTACGCCACCTACACCGCCTACAACGGGTCGAGTATCGCGCAGCAAATGCTGGAAACTACTGATTTCCAATCATTCACGTCCCGGCCCGTCGTCGGAGCCGCCGCAGCCAACAAGGGACTCGCACTGTTCCCTCGTCGCATCAACGGGCGTTATGCCGCTCTGTCTCGGGCCGACCGAGAGTGCAACGCGATCGCATTCTCGGATCGGCCGTACATCTGGAGCACGGCGGTTCGGTGCCAGCAGCCGACGGAGAGGTGGGAGATTTTGCAACTGGGAAACTGCGGATCGCCCATCGAGACCGAGTCCGGCTGGCTCGTCTTGACACACGGTGTCGGGCCGATGCGCACGTACCACATAGGGGCTTTGCTTCTCGATCTCGACGACCCGACCCGCGTCATCGGGCGGCTTCGCGAACCATTGCTGAGCCCGTCGCCAGAGGAGTGCGATGGTTACGTACCCAATGTCGTCTACTCGTGTGGGGCGATCGTCCACGCCGACACCCTGCTGTTGCCCTACGGAATCGGCGATGCTGCAATCGGATTTGCGACAGCTCGGCTTCCTGATCTGCTGTCGGCGCTGGGGGCTTGA
- a CDS encoding DUF5994 family protein, which yields MNGLRGPRRTASPVRLTLNRALGADIDGAWWPHTGSMARELPELIEALHSTLGEIVDISINWSATSGAPMLNTHSSAALAKMRWNDSRQRIMVVVGRNGCARLLVIPHMTAPALGLMVLRRAADMPIPVSEHENAEYLAADRVVRAAQSQSATQSAQTPLHEVAETPQS from the coding sequence GTGAATGGGCTGCGGGGGCCGCGCCGCACCGCCAGCCCCGTACGCCTGACCCTCAATCGTGCTCTGGGCGCCGACATCGACGGTGCGTGGTGGCCGCATACCGGATCGATGGCCCGCGAGTTGCCCGAACTGATCGAAGCTCTGCACTCGACGCTGGGCGAGATCGTCGACATCAGCATCAACTGGTCGGCTACCTCCGGGGCGCCCATGTTGAACACCCACAGCTCCGCTGCGTTGGCGAAGATGCGGTGGAACGACAGCCGGCAGCGAATCATGGTCGTCGTCGGCCGAAATGGCTGCGCCCGGTTGCTCGTGATACCGCATATGACGGCACCCGCGCTGGGGTTGATGGTGCTACGTAGAGCCGCCGATATGCCGATTCCGGTGTCGGAGCACGAGAACGCGGAGTATCTGGCTGCCGACCGGGTGGTGCGGGCCGCACAGTCTCAGAGCGCTACCCAATCCGCGCAGACGCCGCTGCATGAGGTCGCGGAGACACCGCAAAGCTGA
- a CDS encoding DEAD/DEAH box helicase, whose product MTTEATFAGLGVPAPVVRALSDNGITSPFPIQVSTLPDTLAGRDVLGRGKTGSGKTLAFSIPLVSRLAEVTRRSARPAGLVLAPTRELATQITATLTPLAQAYGLKVTTIFGGVPQSKQVRALRDGADIVVACPGRLEDLMRQKLISLDAVEITVIDEADHMADLGFLPGVTRILAATPGGGQRLLFSATLDNGVDKLVKRFLRDEVTHAVDSDTSPVAAMTHHVFHVSGVEAKKQLVHTLASGTGRRILFLRTKHHARKLAKQLTEAGIPSVDLHGNLSQPARDRNLAAFTAGTARVLVATDIAARGVHVDDVELVVHIDPPAEHKAYLHRSGRTARAGRAGDVVTVVLPEQRRETQTLLRRAGIAVEPQQVSADSESVQALVGEVAPYQAPPAVAAPAQQQRRSAASTQSRPRNGGQQQPGRRRARRPRSRVGAN is encoded by the coding sequence ATGACAACCGAAGCAACATTTGCCGGTCTCGGCGTGCCCGCACCCGTGGTGCGCGCGCTCTCCGACAACGGCATTACCTCCCCGTTCCCGATCCAAGTCTCGACCCTGCCGGACACCCTGGCCGGGCGCGACGTACTGGGTCGCGGCAAGACCGGCAGCGGCAAGACCCTGGCGTTCTCCATCCCGCTGGTCAGCAGGCTGGCCGAAGTCACCCGGCGCTCCGCGCGTCCCGCCGGCCTGGTGCTGGCTCCCACCCGTGAGCTGGCCACCCAGATCACCGCGACGCTGACCCCGCTGGCACAGGCCTATGGACTCAAGGTCACCACCATCTTCGGTGGCGTGCCGCAGAGCAAGCAGGTCAGGGCGCTGCGCGACGGCGCCGATATCGTCGTCGCCTGCCCGGGCCGGCTCGAAGACTTGATGCGCCAGAAGCTGATCAGCCTCGACGCCGTCGAGATCACCGTGATCGACGAGGCCGACCACATGGCCGACCTCGGGTTCCTGCCCGGGGTCACCCGAATCCTGGCCGCCACTCCCGGCGGCGGGCAGCGCCTGCTGTTCTCGGCGACACTGGACAACGGCGTCGACAAGCTGGTCAAGCGCTTCCTGCGCGACGAGGTCACCCACGCGGTGGATTCCGACACCTCACCGGTGGCCGCGATGACCCACCACGTGTTCCATGTCTCCGGCGTGGAAGCCAAGAAGCAATTGGTGCACACCCTGGCTTCCGGCACCGGACGCCGAATCCTGTTCCTGCGCACCAAGCATCACGCCCGCAAGCTGGCCAAGCAGCTGACCGAGGCCGGCATTCCGTCGGTCGACCTGCACGGCAACCTGTCTCAGCCGGCGCGTGACCGTAACCTGGCGGCGTTCACCGCCGGGACGGCGCGGGTGCTGGTGGCCACCGACATCGCTGCGCGCGGTGTGCACGTCGACGACGTCGAACTCGTGGTGCACATCGATCCGCCCGCCGAACACAAGGCCTACCTGCACCGCTCCGGGCGCACCGCCCGGGCCGGACGCGCCGGTGACGTTGTCACCGTCGTGCTGCCCGAACAGCGCCGCGAGACCCAGACGCTGCTGCGCCGCGCCGGTATCGCCGTTGAACCGCAACAGGTTTCGGCCGACTCAGAGTCGGTGCAGGCACTGGTCGGCGAGGTGGCTCCGTACCAGGCCCCGCCTGCGGTCGCCGCGCCTGCGCAGCAGCAGCGGCGTTCCGCTGCGTCCACACAGAGCCGTCCGCGCAATGGCGGGCAGCAGCAGCCCGGCCGTCGGCGCGCTCGTCGGCCCCGCTCCAGGGTTGGGGCGAACTAG
- the acuI gene encoding acrylyl-CoA reductase (NADPH), translated as MGPGHDEGTTVFSGILIDKGESGQTVTVSELDEAQLPDGDVTVDVEFSTLNFKDGLAITGKSPVVRKFPMVPGIDLAGVVTDSSHAAFSAGDRVVLNGWGVGETHWGGLAQKARLSGDWLIPLPSAFDSRQAMAIGTAGYTASLCVEALLKAGVTPEQGEILVTGATGGVGSVAIALLTKAGFSVAAATGKATETAYLENLGATTVIDRAELSGPGKPLQKERWAGAVDTVGSHTLANVCAQTRYGGAVAACGLAQGMDFPASVAPFILRGVSLLGIDSVMAPKPPRLAAWDRLARDLDADALESIVREISLGEAIAAAGELMDGTVRGRIVVDVNR; from the coding sequence ATGGGCCCAGGCCACGACGAAGGGACGACGGTGTTCTCGGGAATCTTGATCGACAAGGGCGAATCCGGGCAGACGGTGACCGTCTCCGAACTGGACGAGGCGCAGTTGCCTGACGGTGACGTCACCGTCGACGTGGAATTCTCCACCCTCAACTTCAAGGACGGCCTGGCGATCACCGGTAAGTCGCCGGTGGTACGCAAGTTTCCGATGGTGCCCGGTATCGATCTGGCCGGCGTGGTCACCGACAGCTCCCATGCCGCGTTCTCGGCTGGCGACCGGGTGGTGCTCAACGGCTGGGGCGTCGGCGAGACGCACTGGGGCGGGCTGGCGCAGAAGGCGCGGCTGTCCGGTGACTGGTTGATCCCGTTGCCGTCGGCGTTCGACTCCCGCCAGGCCATGGCCATCGGTACCGCCGGCTACACCGCGAGCCTGTGCGTCGAGGCACTGCTGAAGGCCGGCGTCACCCCGGAGCAGGGCGAGATCCTGGTGACCGGCGCGACCGGCGGGGTGGGCAGCGTCGCGATCGCACTGCTCACGAAGGCCGGGTTCAGCGTGGCCGCGGCGACTGGAAAGGCCACGGAGACAGCGTATTTGGAGAATCTCGGCGCAACAACGGTGATCGATCGCGCGGAGCTCAGCGGGCCGGGTAAACCGCTGCAGAAAGAGCGCTGGGCGGGTGCGGTGGACACCGTCGGCAGCCACACGCTGGCCAACGTGTGCGCGCAGACCCGCTACGGCGGGGCGGTCGCGGCCTGCGGACTGGCCCAGGGCATGGACTTTCCGGCCTCGGTGGCGCCGTTCATCCTGCGCGGGGTGTCGTTGCTGGGTATCGACAGCGTGATGGCGCCCAAGCCGCCCCGGCTGGCGGCCTGGGACCGGCTGGCCCGCGACCTCGACGCGGACGCCCTGGAGTCGATCGTGCGCGAGATTTCGCTGGGAGAGGCCATCGCCGCGGCCGGTGAGTTGATGGACGGCACGGTGCGCGGCCGCATCGTGGTGGACGTCAACCGCTGA
- a CDS encoding transglutaminase-like domain-containing protein, producing MKRDVGADLEVEITAPTTLEFQIAVAPHPGTSVRESLSFVLDGSPVTPLEISGMHGSRIHKLDVPVGTLKVHYEATVVGTTAPAPVTEHDLSMYLRPSRYAEADKFYGFAATEFGSYHDSSALLEKVSRWVGTRLSYVPGSSDPIDGAVDTLLAGAGVCRDFAHLVVALLRAVNVPARVVSVYAPGLYPMDFHAVAEAYVDGQWRVVDGTLLAPRQSLVRIATGRDAADTAFLDNHKGAITLSWLEVKAVVDGQLPTDSIDQLVSIC from the coding sequence ATGAAGCGAGATGTGGGTGCAGACCTCGAAGTTGAGATCACCGCGCCGACGACGTTGGAGTTCCAGATCGCTGTTGCGCCGCACCCGGGCACCTCGGTGCGCGAGTCGCTGTCCTTTGTGCTGGACGGTTCGCCTGTCACGCCGTTGGAGATCAGCGGAATGCACGGCTCCCGCATCCACAAACTCGACGTTCCCGTCGGCACACTGAAGGTGCACTATGAAGCGACCGTCGTGGGTACGACGGCCCCCGCACCGGTCACCGAGCACGATCTGTCGATGTATCTGAGGCCTAGTCGCTACGCCGAGGCGGACAAGTTCTATGGTTTTGCCGCAACGGAATTCGGTAGCTACCACGACTCGTCGGCGCTCCTCGAGAAGGTGTCGCGATGGGTGGGCACTCGGCTGAGTTACGTGCCCGGATCCAGCGATCCGATCGACGGTGCTGTCGACACCCTGCTGGCAGGTGCCGGAGTCTGTCGTGACTTCGCGCACCTTGTGGTCGCTCTGCTGCGAGCGGTCAACGTCCCGGCCCGGGTCGTGTCGGTGTACGCACCGGGCTTGTATCCCATGGATTTCCACGCAGTGGCCGAAGCGTACGTCGATGGTCAGTGGCGCGTGGTCGACGGAACGCTGCTTGCCCCGCGGCAATCCTTGGTGCGTATCGCCACGGGCCGCGACGCGGCGGACACCGCATTCCTGGACAACCACAAGGGTGCAATCACGTTGAGCTGGCTGGAAGTGAAGGCCGTCGTCGACGGCCAGCTGCCCACCGATTCCATCGATCAGCTGGTGTCCATCTGCTGA
- a CDS encoding KasA/KasB family beta-ketoacyl-ACP synthase, which yields MAALCTGAGLVDVVVTAMTSTTALACDAEDTWQQLLEGGSGIRPLDKWFTREYDSPVRIGGPLREDFDEHLNRVELRRLSYLGKMATVLGRRLWDEAGAPEVDTNRLTVSIGLALGTTEEIAVQYGDWEKRGLRAMSPLAVQMFMPNAPAAAVGLERQAKAGVITPVMGDASGAGAIAEGWRRLVLGEADIAICGAVETWVEAVPVAAFAGLGLLSTNNDDPPGACRPFDRHRDGMVLAEGGALMLIETEEHAKARGAPIIARLMGVATNSDGYDDLRPDPSGERAADAIARAVELAGLQPGDIDHVNAHATGTAFGDQAEAQAIRRALPGHAPAVYAPKAALGHSLGAAGAVEAVLTVQALRDGIIPATRNVKDLDPDLGLDVVVDRPRPGSYRYAVSNSFGLGGHNAALVFGAG from the coding sequence ATGGCTGCGTTATGCACCGGTGCAGGACTGGTCGACGTCGTCGTGACCGCGATGACCTCGACGACGGCACTGGCATGCGATGCCGAGGACACTTGGCAGCAGCTGCTCGAAGGCGGCAGCGGCATCCGTCCGCTGGACAAGTGGTTCACCCGGGAATACGACTCGCCGGTGCGCATCGGTGGTCCGCTGCGTGAAGACTTCGACGAGCATCTCAACCGGGTGGAACTGCGCCGGCTGTCCTACCTGGGCAAGATGGCCACCGTCCTGGGGCGGCGGCTGTGGGACGAGGCCGGCGCGCCCGAGGTAGACACCAACCGCCTGACGGTGTCGATCGGCCTGGCGCTGGGCACCACCGAGGAGATCGCCGTGCAGTACGGCGACTGGGAGAAGCGCGGCCTTCGGGCGATGTCCCCGCTGGCCGTGCAGATGTTCATGCCGAACGCACCCGCCGCCGCCGTCGGGCTCGAGCGACAAGCCAAAGCCGGCGTGATCACCCCGGTGATGGGGGACGCCTCCGGCGCCGGGGCGATCGCCGAAGGGTGGCGGCGTCTGGTTCTCGGCGAGGCCGACATCGCCATCTGCGGCGCGGTGGAAACCTGGGTCGAGGCCGTCCCGGTGGCCGCGTTCGCCGGGCTTGGCCTGTTGTCGACCAACAACGACGACCCACCGGGCGCATGCCGGCCGTTCGACCGGCACCGCGACGGCATGGTGCTGGCCGAAGGTGGCGCGCTGATGCTGATCGAAACCGAGGAACACGCCAAGGCGCGAGGCGCCCCGATCATCGCCCGGCTCATGGGAGTCGCGACCAACTCCGATGGCTATGACGACCTGCGCCCCGACCCGTCCGGGGAACGCGCCGCCGATGCGATCGCCCGCGCCGTCGAGCTGGCCGGGCTGCAACCCGGCGACATCGACCACGTCAACGCTCACGCTACCGGCACCGCATTCGGGGATCAGGCTGAGGCACAGGCGATTCGGCGGGCGCTGCCCGGCCACGCCCCCGCGGTGTACGCACCCAAAGCGGCACTCGGACATTCGCTCGGGGCCGCCGGCGCGGTCGAGGCGGTACTGACCGTGCAGGCCCTGCGCGATGGCATCATTCCCGCGACCCGCAACGTCAAGGACCTCGACCCGGACCTCGGCCTCGACGTCGTGGTCGACCGGCCGCGGCCCGGCAGCTACCGGTATGCGGTCAGCAACTCATTCGGCCTCGGCGGTCACAACGCCGCCCTGGTCTTCGGGGCCGGCTGA
- a CDS encoding DUF5994 family protein, producing the protein MTFSSNARRLASPVRVTVSPSPGDEIDGAWWPHSGLLARELPALVDALRPVLGEIVDIALNWSANAGAPVLKPLSSGSMSMLGWNDRRQRLVLAVGRTAQARLLVVPHSTTPALGRIVLRRAASMALSADDLNNPILETADCVLRAAKAESVVWRALPGALAADSSAV; encoded by the coding sequence GTGACATTCAGCAGTAATGCCCGCAGGTTGGCCAGTCCTGTGCGCGTCACTGTAAGCCCGTCTCCGGGCGACGAGATCGACGGTGCCTGGTGGCCGCATTCCGGGCTTCTGGCGCGCGAGCTGCCCGCCCTTGTTGACGCTCTCCGGCCGGTCCTGGGTGAGATCGTCGACATCGCACTGAACTGGTCCGCGAACGCGGGGGCACCTGTGCTCAAGCCGCTTTCTTCGGGGTCGATGTCCATGCTTGGCTGGAATGACCGCAGGCAACGTTTGGTGCTTGCCGTGGGCCGCACCGCCCAAGCGCGCTTATTGGTGGTGCCCCACTCGACTACCCCCGCTCTGGGCCGGATAGTGTTGCGTCGGGCCGCGTCGATGGCCCTCTCTGCCGACGATCTGAACAATCCGATCCTAGAGACAGCCGACTGCGTTCTACGGGCAGCGAAGGCCGAAAGCGTTGTCTGGCGTGCCCTGCCTGGTGCGCTCGCCGCCGATTCGTCGGCAGTCTGA
- a CDS encoding cyclopropane mycolic acid synthase family methyltransferase, with product MTPALRTAVSQSIPHAQSQWLSKSASQTRGSDKDEVQFHYDISNEFFKLWQDPTQTYSCAYFEHDEMTLEEAQLAKVDLALGKLGLQPGMTLLDIGCGWGSTIMRAVEKYDVNVIGLTLSENQRRHIEEHWFANSKSLRHKEVRLQPWEEFDGKVDRIVSIGAFEHFGFNKYDDYFKKTFSWLPDDGVMLLHTIIIPEDEEIKAKGLPLTMSRVRFIKFIMDEIYPGGRLPLASMVRKHAVTAGYAVTREQHLQPHYARTLDTWASNLEDTKDEAIAITSAEIYERFHRYLTGCADLFRNGYTDVCQFTCEKAVN from the coding sequence ATGACCCCTGCCCTGAGGACGGCCGTGTCGCAATCCATCCCCCACGCTCAGTCTCAATGGCTGTCGAAATCCGCCTCGCAGACCCGCGGTTCAGACAAGGACGAAGTCCAGTTCCACTACGACATCTCCAACGAGTTCTTCAAGCTCTGGCAAGACCCCACCCAGACCTACAGCTGTGCCTACTTCGAGCACGACGAGATGACGCTGGAAGAAGCGCAGCTGGCCAAGGTCGACCTGGCGCTGGGCAAGCTGGGCCTGCAGCCCGGCATGACGCTGCTCGACATCGGCTGCGGCTGGGGCTCGACGATCATGCGGGCGGTCGAGAAGTACGACGTCAATGTGATCGGTTTGACGCTGTCGGAAAACCAGCGCCGCCACATCGAAGAGCACTGGTTCGCCAACTCGAAAAGCCTGCGGCACAAGGAAGTTCGCCTGCAGCCGTGGGAGGAGTTCGACGGCAAGGTGGATCGGATCGTATCCATCGGCGCCTTCGAGCACTTCGGCTTCAACAAGTACGACGACTACTTCAAGAAGACGTTCAGCTGGCTGCCCGACGACGGGGTGATGCTGCTACACACGATCATCATTCCCGAGGACGAGGAGATCAAGGCCAAGGGACTGCCGCTGACCATGTCCCGGGTGCGGTTCATCAAGTTCATCATGGACGAGATCTACCCCGGTGGCCGTCTGCCCCTGGCGTCGATGGTGCGCAAGCACGCGGTCACCGCGGGGTATGCCGTGACCCGCGAGCAGCATCTGCAGCCGCATTACGCCCGCACGCTCGATACCTGGGCGTCGAACCTGGAGGACACGAAGGACGAGGCCATCGCCATCACCTCCGCGGAGATCTACGAGCGCTTCCACAGGTACCTGACCGGGTGCGCCGATCTGTTCCGTAACGGCTACACCGACGTATGCCAGTTCACCTGCGAAAAGGCAGTCAATTAA
- a CDS encoding cyclopropane mycolic acid synthase family methyltransferase: MAESRSGSTQLRPAYEDVQAHYDISNDFFGLFQDPSRTYSCAFFERDDMTLEEAQIAKIDLALDELYLKPGMTLLDIGCGWGSAMKRAVQRHDVDALGLTLSRNQCALGQQILDDMDSPRSRRILLRGWEEFDQPVDRIVSIEAFEAFPKDRYAAFFEMCHRILPEDGRMVLQTIMGHPLKRWPEMGIPITMTDLKFMRFIAKEIFPGGAVPCDDDVADFAGRAGFSVESLNYLTPHYVRTLDIWSQKLEAAREEAIAVTSEEVYDRYMRYLIGCSDFFNRGVSEVGQFTLVKQ; the protein is encoded by the coding sequence ATGGCGGAGAGCAGGTCGGGCTCAACCCAATTGCGGCCGGCGTACGAAGACGTCCAGGCCCACTACGACATTTCGAACGACTTCTTCGGGCTGTTCCAGGATCCGTCGCGCACCTACAGCTGCGCGTTCTTCGAACGCGATGACATGACGCTGGAAGAGGCGCAGATCGCGAAGATCGACCTGGCCCTCGATGAGCTGTACCTGAAGCCGGGAATGACGCTGCTGGACATCGGCTGCGGCTGGGGTTCGGCGATGAAGCGGGCGGTACAACGTCACGACGTCGACGCGCTGGGGCTGACGCTGAGCCGCAACCAGTGCGCACTAGGTCAGCAGATCCTCGACGACATGGACTCCCCACGGTCACGGCGGATCCTGTTGCGCGGCTGGGAGGAATTCGACCAGCCGGTGGACCGGATCGTCAGCATCGAGGCGTTCGAGGCGTTCCCGAAGGACCGGTATGCGGCGTTCTTCGAGATGTGTCACCGGATCCTGCCCGAAGACGGCCGGATGGTGCTGCAGACGATCATGGGGCATCCACTCAAGCGCTGGCCCGAGATGGGCATCCCGATCACGATGACCGATCTGAAGTTCATGCGGTTCATCGCCAAGGAGATCTTCCCCGGCGGTGCGGTGCCGTGCGACGACGACGTCGCCGATTTCGCCGGCAGGGCCGGGTTCTCGGTGGAGAGCCTGAACTATCTGACCCCGCATTACGTTCGGACACTGGACATCTGGTCGCAGAAACTGGAGGCCGCCCGCGAGGAGGCGATCGCGGTGACCTCCGAGGAGGTCTACGACCGCTACATGCGCTACCTGATCGGCTGCTCGGACTTCTTCAACCGCGGAGTGTCCGAGGTCGGTCAGTTCACCTTGGTCAAGCAGTAA